A single window of Leptospira semungkisensis DNA harbors:
- a CDS encoding alpha/beta fold hydrolase, with translation MRKKLLLSGIVLLLILLSVLPFARSKEKVELSDSVRAGAESGNYIQLSQGLTHYELSGPEKGKLVVLVHGFSTPYFIWDPVQKLLVSQGYKVLRFDLYGRGYSDRPDITYDIDLFRSQIQDLLNSLHIDEPFDIMGLSMGGPIVASYVAKNPENVKKVVLLDPFTAKAGIFPLTVPFLGEYLNTVIFLPTLPKGIAGDFVNPSKVPKGWVERYETQMSFYGFGKAILSTLRNLISKDPRPHFEGLASANKRVLVFWGDQDHTTPLETGAYVKDLLKSEFVLVKDCGHLPHIEQPEQVLPVISNFLSK, from the coding sequence ATGAGAAAAAAGCTCCTCCTTAGCGGGATCGTTCTTTTATTAATTCTTCTCTCCGTTCTTCCCTTTGCAAGATCAAAGGAGAAGGTGGAGCTGAGCGATTCCGTTCGAGCAGGAGCAGAAAGCGGAAATTATATCCAGCTTTCGCAAGGATTGACTCATTACGAACTCTCCGGCCCCGAAAAAGGAAAGTTAGTCGTTCTTGTTCACGGGTTTTCTACTCCGTATTTTATCTGGGATCCAGTTCAAAAACTACTCGTTTCGCAAGGATACAAGGTTCTTAGATTCGATCTCTACGGAAGAGGTTATTCGGATCGTCCGGATATCACATACGATATCGATCTATTTCGTTCTCAGATCCAAGATCTATTAAATTCTCTGCATATAGATGAGCCATTCGATATCATGGGACTTTCTATGGGAGGTCCTATTGTGGCTTCTTATGTGGCCAAGAATCCGGAGAATGTAAAGAAGGTAGTTCTCTTAGATCCCTTTACTGCTAAGGCGGGGATATTTCCTCTTACTGTTCCTTTCTTGGGGGAATATTTGAATACTGTGATCTTTCTTCCTACCTTACCTAAAGGAATTGCAGGAGACTTTGTGAATCCTTCCAAGGTACCTAAAGGTTGGGTGGAGAGATACGAAACTCAAATGAGCTTTTACGGTTTCGGAAAGGCAATCCTTTCGACTCTCAGGAATTTGATCTCCAAGGATCCAAGACCTCATTTTGAAGGTTTGGCTTCGGCAAATAAGAGAGTGCTTGTTTTTTGGGGAGATCAGGATCATACGACTCCCTTAGAAACGGGAGCCTATGTAAAAGACTTATTGAAATCCGAGTTTGTCCTAGTAAAGGACTGTGGGCATTTGCCTCATATTGAACAACCGGAGCAAGTGCTGCCGGTTATCTCAAATTTCTTATCTAAGTAA
- a CDS encoding TetR/AcrR family transcriptional regulator: protein MTAVATRPRRRTRNSLNKESIVQAALDILNEEGIDGLSMRRIAEKLDCSVASPYSHFKSQQDIIKIIISQGEAQLTETLRAARLNGKNCYEKLTLIARAYYDFSGHNQELHKVMFNTVHGHMHRKAFPKLPTSYRVFLETIRAGVRSKEFRIQEEDYPSLARTMYSWMYGIIVLDMTGMLKKRGMGDPLDEGFLFFRKILLGEE, encoded by the coding sequence ATGACTGCAGTAGCAACACGTCCCAGAAGACGTACTCGTAATAGCTTAAACAAGGAGTCCATTGTCCAAGCGGCCCTGGACATTCTAAACGAAGAAGGGATCGACGGCCTATCTATGAGAAGGATAGCCGAAAAATTGGATTGTAGCGTCGCTAGCCCTTACTCTCATTTTAAGAGCCAACAAGACATCATCAAGATCATCATCTCTCAGGGAGAGGCTCAGTTGACCGAGACTCTCAGAGCCGCTCGCTTGAACGGAAAAAATTGCTATGAAAAACTAACATTGATCGCTCGCGCATATTATGATTTCTCCGGTCATAATCAGGAGCTGCATAAGGTGATGTTCAATACCGTTCACGGCCATATGCACCGTAAGGCATTCCCTAAACTTCCAACCAGTTATCGTGTTTTTCTCGAAACCATCCGTGCGGGAGTTAGATCGAAAGAATTCCGCATCCAAGAAGAAGATTATCCTTCTCTCGCAAGAACTATGTATTCTTGGATGTATGGGATTATCGTTCTGGATATGACCGGCATGCTCAAAAAAAGAGGCATGGGAGATCCTTTGGACGAAGGATTTCTATTCTTCCGTAAAATTCTCTTAGGCGAAGAATGA
- a CDS encoding ABC-F family ATP-binding cassette domain-containing protein, which yields MLQFIDIKHRFGSSTLFEKFSWHIKPGSKIALVGPNGSGKSTLFRMAVGELNPEEGLVSRSKHTEISLFQQMPDFDLEAKVIDTALSKHKHYNEYIKRSEDIHRRMDQTDHDSPAFNDLLEEQSALEEYAFTYGVHELEGKARQIIGGLGFSNEQMEKKVKEFSPGYQHRLGLAIAILNPGNLLLLDEPTNHLDHASKAWLAEYLVSTNRSFVLVTHDPEFLNSTTDTIAELNPSGVLEFKGTLEDYFEHKNELLDKLRVQFKKEEAYLKKRTEWIERFRAKATKAKAVQSAIKKLEKRDKVDAPEESFWNSKTDYEFNYTPCGNLSFRIENADFAYEAGGKNIFSGAELHVSNGDKIAIIGPNGAGKSTFLRCILGIHKLTKGIVTFGPKTRIGYFSQNHHENLDPEKSLLETVLSVYPDYPEVEARKLLGYFSFTDDKVFKKVGLLSGGEQSRLRLALLVRFSSNTLFLDEPTNHLDLVVRDNLKRALQAYPGAVLVISHDPDFLKDLCTRTISVSGGKIRDLNTSFADYLRFPPEELEAEGGIIKANAPTESNEAKDKSRSQKNADKNRIKKLQKDIEQIEAKIALLEKNKSNSEELLADPEFYKKRSYQMELDTYNETKAEIARLTENWEKLQTEMEGLTSAV from the coding sequence CGGTAAATCCACTCTATTCAGAATGGCAGTGGGAGAACTGAATCCTGAGGAAGGATTGGTCAGCCGTTCCAAACATACTGAGATCTCTTTATTCCAACAGATGCCTGACTTCGATTTAGAAGCTAAGGTGATCGATACAGCATTATCCAAGCATAAACATTATAACGAATATATAAAACGCTCTGAAGATATTCATAGAAGAATGGATCAGACCGATCATGATTCTCCCGCATTTAACGATCTTCTCGAAGAACAAAGTGCATTGGAAGAATACGCGTTTACTTACGGAGTTCATGAATTAGAAGGCAAGGCAAGACAGATCATTGGCGGTTTAGGCTTTTCTAATGAACAAATGGAAAAGAAGGTTAAAGAATTTTCCCCTGGCTACCAACATAGATTAGGACTCGCAATCGCAATCCTGAACCCGGGAAACCTTCTCCTTTTAGATGAGCCTACGAACCATTTGGATCACGCTTCCAAGGCATGGCTCGCGGAATATTTAGTAAGCACGAATCGTTCTTTCGTTTTGGTGACTCACGATCCTGAGTTTTTGAATTCGACTACGGACACGATTGCAGAATTAAATCCTTCCGGAGTTTTGGAGTTTAAAGGAACCTTAGAAGATTACTTCGAACATAAGAATGAGCTCTTAGACAAGCTACGAGTACAGTTCAAAAAAGAAGAAGCTTATCTCAAGAAGAGAACCGAATGGATCGAAAGATTCCGTGCAAAGGCAACCAAGGCAAAAGCAGTCCAAAGTGCCATTAAGAAGCTTGAAAAGAGAGATAAGGTAGACGCTCCCGAAGAATCCTTCTGGAATTCCAAGACAGATTACGAATTCAACTATACTCCTTGCGGAAATCTTTCCTTTAGAATAGAGAATGCCGACTTCGCTTATGAAGCGGGAGGAAAGAATATTTTCTCCGGAGCTGAGCTTCATGTTTCTAACGGAGATAAAATAGCGATCATAGGTCCGAACGGAGCCGGAAAATCCACCTTCTTAAGATGTATATTAGGAATTCATAAACTTACCAAGGGCATAGTCACATTCGGACCAAAGACTAGAATAGGATATTTCTCCCAAAATCATCACGAGAATTTGGATCCTGAAAAGAGCCTCTTAGAAACGGTGCTTTCGGTGTATCCTGATTATCCGGAAGTAGAGGCAAGAAAGCTCTTAGGTTATTTTTCTTTTACGGACGACAAGGTTTTCAAGAAAGTAGGACTTCTCTCCGGAGGGGAGCAAAGTAGACTTAGACTTGCATTGTTAGTTCGCTTCAGCTCCAACACTCTTTTCTTGGACGAGCCTACAAACCACTTGGACCTTGTGGTCCGAGACAATTTAAAGAGAGCTTTGCAGGCATATCCCGGCGCTGTTTTAGTGATCTCTCACGACCCTGATTTCTTAAAGGATCTTTGCACCCGTACTATTTCCGTTTCTGGCGGAAAGATCAGAGACTTGAATACGAGCTTTGCGGATTATCTTCGTTTTCCTCCGGAAGAATTAGAAGCAGAAGGTGGAATCATAAAAGCCAATGCCCCTACTGAAAGCAATGAAGCAAAGGATAAAAGCAGATCGCAAAAGAATGCAGACAAGAACCGCATTAAGAAACTGCAAAAAGATATAGAGCAGATCGAAGCAAAGATAGCACTCTTAGAAAAGAACAAGTCAAACTCCGAAGAATTATTAGCCGATCCAGAATTTTATAAGAAGCGCAGTTACCAAATGGAACTGGACACTTATAACGAGACAAAGGCGGAGATCGCTCGTCTTACTGAAAATTGGGAAAAGCTGCAAACCGAAATGGAAGGCTTGACCTCCGCAGTCTAA
- a CDS encoding rhodanese-like domain-containing protein: MYPKELKTRLDARNSGKDDFYLLDVRNPNEQEISIIEGTDLLIPVSELPMRIAELDPWKNSDKDVVVYCRSGARSGNACGFMKSAGFTKVFNLEGGILQYSDEVDPSLAKY; encoded by the coding sequence ATGTATCCAAAGGAACTCAAAACCAGACTAGACGCAAGAAACTCGGGAAAAGACGACTTCTATCTACTAGACGTTCGCAATCCGAATGAACAAGAGATAAGCATTATCGAAGGAACAGACCTACTCATACCTGTTTCGGAATTACCGATGAGGATCGCAGAATTGGATCCATGGAAAAACTCCGACAAGGATGTAGTCGTTTATTGCCGTTCAGGTGCAAGATCCGGAAACGCTTGCGGATTCATGAAGTCCGCAGGATTCACCAAAGTATTCAACTTAGAAGGTGGGATCTTACAATATTCCGACGAAGTGGATCCTTCTCTCGCAAAATACTAA
- a CDS encoding acetoacetate decarboxylase family protein — MKASAATKAKPKKKAAKSALKIPKKATVTGNNFATSKRHYPAPWSLTGEGYLFPLFGKKSYNAEMAFLDEEDRKSYRGGLGSLMLVNYERSNVGPYYELLYIPGNFEHKGKNYKRITRIFVSSQTSVEEGIRNWAIPKERADFTWKKEGSLTKIEVSRNGKTFFKIEIRSLGFGFPVNTSVLPYVLLQKEEDGTKLSTAFIGKGKGKLSRIESVWSDETVFPDFVKGGGFKTGIFADPFDLIFPVAEQVD, encoded by the coding sequence ATGAAAGCAAGCGCTGCGACTAAGGCAAAGCCTAAGAAGAAAGCCGCAAAATCGGCACTCAAAATTCCCAAAAAAGCCACAGTTACTGGAAACAATTTTGCAACCTCTAAGAGACATTATCCGGCCCCATGGTCGTTAACAGGAGAAGGGTACTTATTCCCTCTATTCGGAAAAAAATCTTATAACGCCGAAATGGCATTCTTAGATGAAGAAGATAGAAAGTCTTATAGAGGCGGACTCGGTTCCTTAATGCTCGTTAATTACGAAAGATCTAATGTAGGACCTTATTACGAACTCTTATATATTCCTGGAAACTTCGAACACAAAGGCAAAAATTATAAAAGGATCACTCGTATCTTTGTTTCAAGCCAAACATCGGTAGAAGAAGGGATCAGAAATTGGGCCATTCCAAAAGAAAGAGCCGACTTCACTTGGAAGAAGGAAGGATCTCTTACCAAGATAGAAGTCTCCCGCAATGGAAAGACCTTTTTTAAAATTGAGATACGTTCCTTAGGTTTCGGATTTCCGGTAAACACTTCTGTGCTTCCTTATGTACTTTTACAAAAAGAAGAAGACGGGACCAAACTCAGTACTGCATTTATCGGAAAAGGAAAAGGCAAACTTTCCAGGATAGAATCTGTTTGGTCTGACGAGACTGTATTTCCGGATTTCGTCAAAGGCGGAGGCTTCAAGACTGGGATCTTTGCGGATCCTTTCGATCTGATATTTCCAGTAGCGGAACAAGTGGATTAA